In Antechinus flavipes isolate AdamAnt ecotype Samford, QLD, Australia chromosome 3, AdamAnt_v2, whole genome shotgun sequence, a genomic segment contains:
- the DBI gene encoding acyl-CoA-binding protein has protein sequence MSQAEFDRAAEEVKNLKSKPNDEEMLFIYSHYKQATVGDTNTERPGMMDFRGKAKWDAWNSLKGKSKEDAMKAYIAKVEELKKKYGI, from the exons ATGTCTCAG GCTGAATTTGACCGAGCTGCAGAAGAAGTCAAAAACTTGAAGTCCAAACCAAATGACGAGGAGATGTTGTTCATCTATAGTCACTACAAACAAGCCACAGTGGGAGATACAAATACAG AGCGCCCAGGTATGATGGACTTCAGAGGCAAAGCTAAGTGGGATGCCTGGAACTCTTTGAAAG GAAAATCTAAAGAAGATGCCATGAAAGCTTACATTGCAAAAgtggaagaactgaaaaaaaaatacggAATCTAA